One part of the Streptomyces sp. NBC_00286 genome encodes these proteins:
- a CDS encoding ABC transporter ATP-binding protein, whose product MIEALHLSKRYGERLAVDDLSFEVLPGRVTGFLGPNGAGKSTTMRMIVGLDAPSGGSVTVCGQPYTRHGSPLSTVGALLDARAVHGGRSAYDHLLSLAHTHGLRRRRVQEVLELVGLAEVSRRPVRGFSLGMSQRLGIAVALLGDPEVLLFDEPVNGLDPEGIVWIRGLMRELAAQGRTVLVSSHLMSEMEHTADDLVVIGKGRLISSCTVDEFIERNCRTEVRVTTPEPARLVALLEEHGGTVRSEPDGSLVVGGLDAVRVGDLAFDGAIRIHQLVSVQASLEAAFMELTRSSVEYQASTSVGAPEAEVRS is encoded by the coding sequence GTGATCGAGGCGTTACATCTCAGCAAACGGTACGGCGAACGTCTGGCGGTCGACGACCTGTCGTTCGAAGTGCTCCCCGGCAGGGTGACCGGTTTCCTCGGACCCAACGGCGCGGGGAAGTCCACGACGATGCGCATGATCGTCGGGCTGGACGCCCCGTCCGGCGGCTCGGTGACGGTCTGCGGGCAGCCCTACACCCGGCACGGCAGCCCGCTGTCTACGGTCGGCGCGTTGCTGGACGCCCGGGCCGTCCACGGCGGCAGAAGCGCCTACGACCATCTGCTCTCGCTCGCTCACACCCACGGTCTGCGACGACGGCGCGTGCAAGAGGTGCTGGAACTCGTCGGGCTCGCCGAGGTCTCCCGCAGGCCGGTGCGGGGCTTCTCCCTGGGCATGTCACAGCGCCTGGGCATCGCGGTGGCGCTCCTCGGCGATCCGGAGGTGCTGCTCTTCGACGAACCCGTCAACGGGCTGGATCCCGAAGGGATCGTGTGGATCCGCGGCCTGATGCGGGAACTGGCGGCGCAGGGCCGCACGGTGCTGGTCTCCAGCCACTTGATGTCCGAGATGGAGCACACCGCCGACGACCTCGTCGTGATCGGCAAGGGCAGGCTCATCTCGTCCTGCACCGTCGACGAGTTCATCGAGCGCAACTGCCGGACGGAGGTGCGGGTGACCACCCCGGAGCCGGCCCGGCTCGTCGCGCTTCTCGAGGAGCACGGCGGCACCGTACGGTCCGAGCCCGACGGTTCGCTGGTCGTCGGCGGGTTGGACGCCGTGCGCGTCGGGGATCTGGCGTTCGACGGTGCGATCCGCATCCACCAGCTCGTCTCGGTGCAGGCCTCGCTCGAAGCGGCGTTCATGGAGCTCACCAGGTCGAGCGTCGAGTACCAGGCGAGCACGTCCGTCGGAGCACCGGAAGCGGAGGTGCGGTCATGA
- a CDS encoding ABC transporter ATP-binding protein — protein MGDVRMAEELPAGTGKEKQPDTAEEQFDPAGLKALLRFARPYRGALLVGIGLGLLGSGAALAQPLAAREVLERVGQDGGLLRPILLLVALVLGGAALSGIQLFILERSGERMVLGLRLTLVRRLLRLRMKEYDRRSVGDLLSTAGADTTLLRSVITANVLDAVSSVVMLVGAIALMAYLDWVQLVSVLAVLLVVGLGVVPALSRIKTATERAQEGLGQMTAGLERALGAIRTVKASVSEERESERISEWARTSYTAGVRSVKLDAVVGVASGLAVQLSFLMVLGVGGVRVANGSISAADLVAFLLYILYLASPIMIIVGAVTQLQKASAATARIAAVNDMEVEPMPGSAAPVVGDAVPLAGSGGTAGPAALSSGPPSSVTFENVSFGYREDVPVLRDVSFHIPAGAKAALVGPSGVGKTTVLAMLERFYEPETGRVLLGDRDLADIPLNELRRQIGYVEQEAPALAGTLRENLLYTAPATTDDQLNAVVEASRLGALVRRLPDGLDTEIGDRGTQLSGGERQRLAIGRLLLSRPRLVLLDEATSQLDSVNEAALREAIEELAAGCTMIVIAHRLSTVAASDVIVLLDHGGVRRTGTHDELMAEDELYRDLARGQLLSGDRAVTAGSPVPAEVDG, from the coding sequence ATGGGTGACGTGCGAATGGCCGAGGAACTTCCGGCCGGGACGGGAAAGGAGAAGCAGCCGGACACCGCCGAGGAGCAGTTCGATCCCGCGGGCTTAAAGGCACTGCTGAGGTTCGCCAGGCCCTACCGGGGGGCACTCCTCGTGGGTATCGGCCTAGGTCTGCTCGGCTCGGGCGCCGCGCTGGCCCAGCCTCTGGCAGCACGTGAGGTGCTGGAGCGGGTTGGTCAGGACGGAGGCCTGCTGAGGCCCATCCTGCTTCTCGTCGCTCTGGTGCTGGGCGGCGCCGCGCTGTCCGGTATCCAGTTGTTCATCCTGGAGCGCTCGGGGGAGCGCATGGTTCTGGGACTGCGACTGACGCTGGTGCGCCGGCTGCTGCGGCTGCGCATGAAGGAGTACGACCGCCGTTCGGTCGGCGACCTGCTGTCCACCGCCGGAGCCGACACCACCTTGCTGCGGTCGGTCATCACGGCCAACGTGCTGGACGCGGTGTCCTCCGTGGTGATGCTCGTCGGCGCGATCGCGTTGATGGCCTACCTGGACTGGGTGCAACTGGTGTCGGTGCTGGCGGTCCTGCTGGTCGTCGGCCTCGGTGTGGTGCCCGCGCTGAGCCGGATCAAGACCGCCACCGAGAGGGCTCAGGAAGGGCTGGGGCAGATGACCGCCGGCCTGGAGCGGGCCCTGGGCGCCATCCGCACGGTGAAGGCCAGCGTGTCCGAGGAGCGCGAGTCCGAGCGGATCAGTGAGTGGGCCCGCACCTCGTACACGGCGGGCGTGCGGTCGGTCAAACTGGACGCGGTCGTCGGCGTCGCCAGCGGCCTCGCCGTGCAACTGTCGTTCCTGATGGTCCTCGGCGTCGGCGGTGTGCGCGTGGCCAACGGGAGCATCTCGGCCGCCGACCTGGTGGCCTTCCTGCTCTACATCCTGTATCTGGCCTCCCCGATCATGATCATCGTGGGTGCGGTCACCCAGCTGCAGAAGGCCTCGGCCGCCACCGCCCGCATCGCGGCGGTGAACGACATGGAGGTCGAGCCGATGCCCGGCAGCGCGGCGCCCGTGGTCGGCGACGCCGTCCCGCTCGCCGGGAGCGGCGGCACCGCCGGGCCGGCCGCGCTGTCGAGCGGCCCGCCCTCGTCGGTGACGTTCGAGAACGTGAGCTTCGGCTACCGCGAGGACGTCCCCGTACTCAGGGACGTGTCCTTCCACATCCCGGCCGGCGCCAAGGCGGCGCTGGTGGGCCCCTCCGGCGTCGGGAAAACCACCGTTCTGGCCATGCTCGAACGCTTCTACGAGCCCGAGACGGGCCGTGTCCTGCTCGGCGACCGCGATCTGGCGGACATCCCGCTCAACGAGCTGCGCCGCCAGATCGGCTATGTGGAGCAGGAGGCCCCGGCACTGGCGGGCACGCTGCGCGAGAACCTGCTCTACACCGCGCCGGCCACCACCGACGACCAGCTGAACGCGGTGGTGGAGGCCAGCCGCCTGGGCGCACTGGTCCGCCGGCTTCCCGACGGCCTGGACACCGAGATCGGTGATCGCGGCACGCAGCTGTCCGGTGGCGAGCGCCAGCGGCTGGCCATCGGCCGCCTCCTGCTGAGCCGGCCCCGGCTGGTGCTGCTGGACGAGGCGACCTCGCAGCTCGACTCGGTCAACGAGGCGGCGCTGCGTGAAGCGATCGAGGAGCTCGCCGCGGGCTGCACGATGATAGTGATCGCCCACCGGCTGTCCACGGTCGCGGCCTCCGACGTGATCGTGCTGCTGGACCACGGCGGCGTCCGCAGGACCGGCACCCACGACGAGCTCATGGCCGAGGACGAGCTCTACCGGGACCTGGCGCGGGGGCAACTGCTCAGCGGCGACCGTGCCGTCACCGCCGGGTCCCCGGTGCCCGCGGAGGTGGACGGGTGA
- a CDS encoding helix-turn-helix domain-containing protein — protein sequence MTGNGKVDKSGEGLKIGLYIEDDVLRAGLASLLSQISCMVEIIPPEDFSNHQPVAPAVSLDLFVVTSSNRFHGSKDVGWGGFSAPRVLMILEEPELGSEVDLFSDYPADSYLMRTGLTVEALGQALSQVVSGQMLMPLSVGRMLMSRAMESPTLAATLTSRETGVLHLLAEGLSNKQIGRRLDISEHGAKRLVGSVLTKLNTPNRTSAVVLAIKAGLL from the coding sequence ATGACGGGGAATGGAAAAGTCGATAAATCGGGCGAAGGTCTAAAGATTGGCCTCTACATCGAAGATGATGTGCTTCGGGCGGGCCTGGCCTCGCTCTTGTCGCAGATCTCATGCATGGTCGAAATAATCCCTCCTGAGGACTTCTCGAACCATCAGCCAGTGGCGCCCGCAGTTTCGCTTGATTTGTTCGTAGTGACCAGTTCCAATCGATTCCACGGTTCAAAAGATGTGGGCTGGGGCGGCTTCAGCGCACCGCGGGTGCTCATGATCCTCGAGGAACCCGAGCTGGGCTCGGAGGTGGACCTCTTCTCCGATTATCCCGCCGACAGCTATCTGATGCGGACGGGACTCACGGTGGAGGCTCTGGGCCAGGCCCTGTCCCAGGTCGTGTCAGGGCAGATGCTCATGCCGCTCAGTGTGGGCCGCATGCTGATGAGCCGGGCCATGGAGAGCCCCACCCTGGCGGCCACGCTCACTTCGCGCGAAACCGGTGTGCTCCATCTGCTCGCTGAAGGTCTGAGCAACAAGCAGATCGGCAGGCGGCTGGACATCTCCGAGCATGGCGCCAAACGGCTGGTCGGTTCCGTGCTCACCAAGCTCAACACACCGAACCGCACCTCGGCGGTCGTCCTGGCCATCAAGGCGGGGCTCCTGTGA
- a CDS encoding vWA domain-containing protein, with the protein MNPGTATDEVMAKFAGARLWACHQAPYLANAIFALTPALLEPGTDPDTGAWVPDPGLAAFPANTNWVVHIDPATVLANPVERTGWWLLHQVGHLVRGHAARSPVRPAPGATGPTHAMGLEGQRDSAAHRWNQAADAEINDDLETEGLTGPDGVISPRELGLPGNRMAEEYLSLLDVLDDALVRGGTSLSDAVDCGSAADGIERPWDRAGGAGLSELEREMLERSLAAGIQERASARSDVPGGWVRWAEARLRPQIDWRAQVGSLIRKGLTETSGRVDFSYRRPSRRAAAYGDFVTPAMTRPVPETALVLDTSGSVTAPVLERLVGEVTGIIDKVSGPGRRLRVLCCDTKAHPVQEIRKAAELRLVGGGGTDMRAGIEAAMELRPAPDLVLVMTDGQTPWPERRPPAKVLVCLIGDDGRAPDWAARVRIPADVEEKER; encoded by the coding sequence ATGAACCCCGGCACGGCAACGGACGAGGTCATGGCCAAGTTCGCGGGCGCACGCCTGTGGGCCTGCCACCAGGCCCCCTACCTCGCCAATGCGATCTTCGCCCTCACACCTGCCCTCCTCGAACCCGGCACGGACCCCGACACCGGTGCCTGGGTGCCCGACCCCGGGCTGGCCGCCTTCCCGGCCAACACGAACTGGGTCGTGCACATCGACCCGGCGACCGTTCTCGCCAACCCCGTCGAGCGCACGGGGTGGTGGCTGCTGCACCAGGTCGGGCACCTGGTCAGGGGCCACGCCGCCAGGTCCCCGGTACGTCCCGCCCCCGGAGCCACGGGCCCCACGCACGCCATGGGCCTCGAGGGGCAGCGCGACAGCGCCGCCCACCGCTGGAACCAGGCAGCGGACGCCGAGATCAACGACGATCTGGAGACGGAGGGGCTCACTGGTCCCGACGGCGTCATCTCACCGCGCGAACTGGGCCTGCCGGGCAACCGGATGGCCGAGGAGTACCTGAGCCTGCTCGATGTGCTCGACGACGCCCTGGTCCGCGGCGGCACGTCCCTGTCCGACGCCGTGGACTGCGGAAGCGCCGCCGACGGCATCGAACGGCCCTGGGACCGGGCGGGCGGCGCGGGACTGTCCGAGCTGGAACGGGAGATGCTGGAACGCTCGCTCGCGGCCGGGATCCAGGAGCGGGCCAGCGCGCGCAGCGACGTGCCCGGCGGCTGGGTGCGCTGGGCCGAGGCAAGACTCCGGCCCCAGATCGACTGGCGCGCGCAGGTCGGCTCGCTCATCCGCAAGGGGCTGACCGAGACATCCGGCCGGGTCGACTTCAGCTACCGCCGCCCGTCACGGCGGGCGGCCGCCTACGGCGACTTCGTGACGCCCGCCATGACCCGTCCGGTGCCGGAGACGGCTCTGGTGCTCGACACGTCCGGCAGCGTGACCGCACCGGTGCTCGAACGCCTGGTCGGTGAGGTCACGGGCATCATCGACAAGGTCAGCGGGCCCGGCCGCAGGCTCCGCGTCCTGTGCTGCGACACCAAGGCGCATCCCGTGCAGGAGATCAGGAAGGCCGCGGAACTCCGGCTGGTCGGAGGCGGCGGTACCGACATGCGGGCCGGCATCGAGGCGGCCATGGAGCTGCGGCCCGCCCCCGACCTGGTGCTCGTCATGACCGACGGCCAGACGCCCTGGCCCGAGCGCAGACCGCCCGCGAAGGTGCTGGTCTGTCTGATCGGGGACGACGGCCGGGCCCCCGACTGGGCGGCCCGGGTCCGTATCCCCGCAGACGTGGAGGAGAAAGAACGATGA
- a CDS encoding dCTP deaminase: MILTKAAIAAARAAGEIIIEPYDPAGLSPNAYDWRLGETLRICDGDLDAAIPTGCTEVTIPASGLVLHPGVLYLGITYERTGSETYAQFLNGDRTIGALGIWVHVSAPLGHQGHAIRWTLEIRVARPVRVYPRMTFGKLVFLHCLGAPASYQLHGLKYTASKGIDISRLYEEIPGGSA, translated from the coding sequence GTGATCCTCACCAAAGCGGCAATCGCCGCCGCACGAGCCGCAGGCGAGATCATCATCGAGCCGTACGACCCCGCCGGGCTCTCGCCCAACGCCTACGACTGGCGCCTCGGCGAAACCCTGCGCATCTGCGACGGCGACCTTGATGCGGCCATCCCGACCGGCTGCACCGAAGTCACGATCCCCGCGAGTGGACTGGTCCTGCACCCGGGCGTCCTCTACCTCGGCATCACGTACGAGAGGACCGGCTCGGAGACGTACGCGCAGTTCCTCAATGGCGACCGCACCATCGGAGCCCTGGGCATCTGGGTCCACGTCTCCGCTCCGCTCGGCCACCAAGGTCACGCGATCCGCTGGACGTTGGAGATCCGCGTCGCCAGGCCCGTACGCGTCTATCCCCGGATGACCTTCGGCAAGCTCGTCTTTCTCCACTGCCTCGGCGCCCCGGCCAGCTACCAACTCCACGGCCTGAAGTACACGGCCAGCAAAGGGATCGACATCTCCCGCCTCTACGAGGAAATCCCGGGAGGCAGCGCATGA
- a CDS encoding AAA family ATPase has product MAHQSVVQDAVAIAVTANLPVILWGAPGTGKTSSVIALAEAMDLPAEVVIGSIREPSDFSGLPVIRDGTTWFAPPRWAERLAAGGSGLLFLDELTTAPPAVQAAMLRVVLERTVGDLRLPDAVRIVAAANPPEQAADGWDLSAPLANRLIHLDWQVEAADIAAGFAGGFTVPAFVHKDPPPEATVARARSLVGAFLRVRPELVVAVPDGADRAGRGWPSPRTWEMAAKAVAACEHAGARPEVEAALVLGAVGDAAGFELVTWLRSLDLPDPETLLTDPWAPLPERLDQLHALLGALVAHVRADGGRDTWERAWSVIARVAKSAPDVAAGSARALVAGRPEGAAPPAAMLELAPILRVAGLLP; this is encoded by the coding sequence ATGGCTCACCAGTCAGTCGTCCAGGACGCCGTCGCGATCGCGGTGACGGCGAACCTGCCGGTCATCCTCTGGGGTGCCCCTGGAACCGGAAAGACCTCATCGGTGATCGCCCTGGCCGAAGCCATGGACCTGCCCGCCGAGGTGGTCATCGGCTCCATTCGAGAACCGAGCGACTTCTCCGGGCTGCCCGTCATCCGTGACGGGACCACGTGGTTCGCCCCGCCGCGCTGGGCCGAACGGCTGGCCGCGGGCGGTTCGGGCCTGCTGTTCCTCGACGAGCTGACCACCGCTCCGCCGGCCGTGCAGGCCGCGATGCTGCGGGTCGTGCTCGAACGCACCGTCGGCGACCTGCGGCTGCCCGATGCCGTGCGGATCGTGGCCGCCGCCAACCCGCCCGAGCAGGCCGCCGACGGCTGGGACCTGTCCGCCCCGCTGGCCAACCGGCTGATCCACCTGGACTGGCAGGTCGAGGCGGCCGACATCGCCGCAGGATTCGCCGGCGGATTCACCGTTCCCGCCTTCGTGCACAAGGACCCGCCGCCGGAGGCTACCGTCGCCCGCGCCAGGTCCCTGGTCGGCGCCTTCCTGCGGGTCCGTCCCGAACTGGTCGTGGCCGTGCCGGACGGAGCGGACCGGGCGGGGCGCGGATGGCCGAGCCCCAGAACCTGGGAGATGGCCGCCAAGGCCGTCGCCGCCTGCGAGCATGCCGGCGCCCGTCCGGAGGTGGAGGCCGCGCTCGTCCTGGGCGCCGTCGGTGACGCCGCCGGGTTCGAACTGGTCACCTGGCTGCGCAGCCTCGACCTGCCCGACCCGGAGACCCTGCTCACCGACCCGTGGGCCCCGCTGCCGGAACGCCTGGACCAGTTGCACGCCCTGCTTGGGGCGCTCGTCGCGCATGTACGTGCCGACGGCGGCCGGGACACCTGGGAACGGGCCTGGTCGGTCATCGCGCGGGTGGCCAAGTCGGCCCCCGACGTGGCGGCCGGCTCGGCCAGGGCCCTGGTGGCCGGCAGGCCCGAGGGCGCCGCGCCGCCCGCCGCGATGCTCGAACTGGCGCCCATCCTGCGGGTGGCGGGCCTGCTGCCATGA
- the gntD gene encoding guanitoxin biosynthesis L-enduracididine beta-hydroxylase GntD, translating to MQNRRSKTVPPARAATGATGPAGPSRPHDVYVLSEDESRLLDEIAAEVATAYDNVEDPRFIADARLFAQRLPFGLRRWIEQVRLSADLGSFRIRGHRLRDADLPPTPPEFEREPSRPALPPEVCLVLFGVLLGDVFGWETQQAGRLVHDIVPSEQEQKSQTSASSAVELGWHTEDAFHPYRADYLGLACVRNPDRVPTTLAELRSLELSERTRSVLSQPRFHQRPDTSHSPTGSDDVGAWSDPPLARVLSGMAGSRSLCVDADFTVAADDQDTEAESALEELKREIESKLGDLVLEPGDYLFLDNQRCVHGRRPFRARFDGTDRWLKRVSVTRDLRRMAESGVTATKRTARAVLAS from the coding sequence GTGCAGAACCGCCGTTCGAAGACAGTCCCGCCGGCCCGTGCCGCCACCGGCGCCACGGGTCCGGCGGGCCCGTCCCGCCCGCACGACGTCTACGTCCTCAGCGAGGACGAGAGCCGCCTGCTCGACGAGATCGCCGCGGAGGTCGCCACGGCGTACGACAACGTGGAGGACCCGCGCTTCATAGCCGACGCGCGGCTGTTCGCCCAGCGGCTGCCCTTCGGTCTGCGCCGGTGGATCGAACAGGTCCGGCTGAGCGCGGACCTCGGAAGCTTCCGCATCCGCGGGCACCGGTTGCGCGACGCCGACCTGCCGCCGACTCCGCCGGAGTTCGAACGGGAGCCGTCGCGGCCGGCGCTGCCGCCGGAGGTGTGCCTGGTGCTGTTCGGTGTCCTGCTCGGCGACGTGTTCGGCTGGGAGACCCAGCAGGCGGGGAGACTGGTGCACGACATCGTGCCCAGCGAGCAGGAGCAGAAGTCGCAGACCAGCGCGAGCAGCGCGGTCGAGCTGGGCTGGCACACCGAGGACGCCTTCCACCCGTACCGGGCCGACTATCTGGGGCTGGCCTGCGTGCGCAACCCCGACCGGGTGCCGACCACGCTGGCGGAACTGCGCTCGCTGGAACTCTCCGAGCGCACCCGGTCCGTGCTGAGCCAGCCGCGCTTCCACCAGAGGCCGGACACCTCGCACAGCCCCACGGGCTCCGACGACGTCGGCGCGTGGTCCGACCCGCCGCTCGCCCGGGTGCTGTCGGGAATGGCGGGCAGTCGGTCGCTGTGTGTCGACGCCGATTTCACCGTGGCCGCGGACGACCAGGACACGGAGGCGGAGTCGGCTCTGGAGGAGCTGAAAAGGGAGATCGAGAGCAAGCTCGGCGACCTCGTTCTGGAGCCCGGGGACTATCTGTTCCTGGACAACCAGCGCTGTGTCCACGGCCGGCGCCCGTTCCGGGCTCGTTTCGACGGCACGGACCGTTGGCTCAAGCGGGTGAGCGTGACACGGGACCTGCGGCGCATGGCGGAATCGGGAGTGACCGCCACCAAGCGGACCGCCCGCGCTGTCTTGGCGAGCTGA
- a CDS encoding MbtH family NRPS accessory protein encodes MSTRNDVDTRTYTVLRNEKGEHSLWLENKEVPLGWERLDFTGTVEECSAYVDKVWYVGPKRKG; translated from the coding sequence ATGAGCACCAGGAACGACGTCGACACCCGCACCTACACCGTTCTCCGCAACGAGAAGGGCGAACACTCCCTCTGGCTGGAGAACAAGGAGGTTCCGCTCGGCTGGGAGCGTCTCGACTTCACCGGAACCGTCGAGGAGTGCTCCGCCTACGTCGACAAGGTCTGGTATGTCGGCCCGAAGCGGAAGGGCTGA
- a CDS encoding serine hydrolase domain-containing protein, with amino-acid sequence MPLDTDRIHQLLHDGVRDKVYPGAVWAVGDSDGTQASGTVGVLDPDHPAEPTRLDTIFDVASLTKILAVWSTIGTLVEDGKLELDRALGDFWPEVTGHPLAQSTAHQLLTHTVGVPLRANLKNLYGTDPQDVRDGVLHEALHRPPGEAVEYTGRAALILGYLVEYLSGHTLDRFAAHRVWQPLGMTDTRFGPLPAESAARCAPTELDETRGAHLKGAAHDFSARLLGGTCGIAGVFSVLDDLAVFLRHMLEPARSTEGPGFGRSWVKRCPPTSSRPRQRPSPPGMARNGRLSAKPSEDRPSVMPDTSMPQHTGSDEEDEADKG; translated from the coding sequence ATGCCCCTCGACACCGACCGCATTCACCAGCTCCTCCACGACGGTGTCCGCGACAAGGTCTACCCGGGCGCCGTCTGGGCTGTGGGCGACAGCGATGGCACGCAGGCCAGTGGCACCGTTGGCGTCCTGGATCCCGACCACCCTGCCGAGCCGACGCGACTCGACACGATCTTCGACGTCGCGAGCCTCACCAAGATCCTCGCCGTCTGGTCCACCATCGGAACTCTCGTCGAGGACGGAAAGCTCGAACTGGACAGGGCTCTGGGCGACTTCTGGCCCGAGGTCACAGGCCACCCCCTCGCCCAGTCCACCGCACACCAGTTGCTCACCCACACCGTCGGCGTCCCACTACGGGCCAACCTCAAGAACCTCTACGGCACCGACCCGCAAGACGTCCGCGACGGCGTCCTTCACGAAGCCCTGCACCGCCCACCGGGCGAAGCCGTGGAATACACGGGCCGCGCTGCCCTCATCCTCGGCTACCTCGTCGAGTACCTCTCCGGCCACACGCTCGATCGGTTCGCCGCCCATCGTGTCTGGCAGCCACTCGGCATGACTGACACTCGCTTCGGCCCACTTCCCGCCGAATCTGCAGCTCGCTGCGCGCCGACCGAACTCGACGAGACCAGGGGCGCCCATCTCAAGGGCGCCGCCCATGACTTCTCGGCGCGCCTATTGGGTGGCACGTGCGGCATCGCGGGCGTGTTCTCCGTGCTCGATGACCTCGCTGTCTTCCTCCGCCACATGCTCGAACCTGCTCGGTCCACCGAGGGGCCGGGGTTCGGCCGCAGCTGGGTCAAGCGGTGTCCCCCGACGTCGAGCAGGCCGAGGCAACGGCCCTCACCGCCCGGCATGGCGAGGAATGGGCGCCTCTCTGCGAAGCCGTCAGAGGACAGACCCTCGGTAATGCCGGATACCTCGATGCCACAGCACACGGGATCCGACGAAGAGGACGAGGCCGACAAGGGGTGA
- a CDS encoding alpha/beta fold hydrolase — MVMGSGAAGRVWHLHQVPALVAAGYQVVTFDSRGLSPEDTGDFTLADMVDDTIALIEHFGFTRCRLVGFSLGAMIVQELLVRRPDLVGRAVLMATRGRTDAMRLALSRAERDLYDAKVELPAGYRATVQMMRYLSHRTVDDEDAARFWLEVFEIPEGTMPGLRRQLELDELPDRLPAYRTISTPTLVMGFADDLLCPPHMVREVADAIPGARYLEVVGCGHLGYMEQSGQVNRHLLEFLVS; from the coding sequence ATGGTGATGGGCAGCGGCGCGGCCGGACGGGTCTGGCACCTCCACCAGGTGCCGGCGCTGGTGGCGGCCGGATACCAGGTCGTGACGTTCGACAGCCGTGGCCTGTCGCCCGAGGACACCGGTGACTTCACCCTGGCGGACATGGTCGACGACACCATCGCGCTGATCGAGCACTTCGGATTCACCCGCTGCCGGCTGGTGGGGTTCTCGCTCGGCGCGATGATCGTTCAGGAGCTGCTGGTCAGGCGGCCCGATCTGGTCGGCCGGGCCGTACTGATGGCCACGCGCGGCCGGACCGACGCCATGCGCCTGGCCCTGTCACGGGCCGAGCGGGACCTGTACGACGCCAAGGTGGAACTGCCCGCCGGGTACCGCGCGACGGTTCAGATGATGCGCTACCTGAGCCATCGCACGGTGGACGACGAGGATGCCGCGCGCTTCTGGCTGGAGGTCTTCGAGATCCCCGAGGGGACCATGCCCGGGCTGCGGCGCCAGCTGGAACTCGACGAGCTCCCGGACCGGTTGCCGGCTTATCGCACCATCTCCACACCCACCCTGGTGATGGGCTTCGCAGACGACCTACTCTGCCCGCCGCACATGGTCCGCGAGGTCGCCGACGCCATTCCGGGCGCCCGGTACCTGGAGGTCGTCGGCTGCGGGCATCTCGGCTACATGGAGCAGTCCGGGCAGGTGAACCGCCACCTGCTGGAGTTCCTGGTTTCCTGA
- a CDS encoding ABC transporter permease: MKPAAAAAPEARAATLTFGGVLRSEWTKIRSLRSTVWTLVATVVLTIGTSALLAWAVSAHLEPSFLADVDPVRDSMSGLMFGQLTVAVIGAMAITSEYSTGTIRTTLTVVPRRVTVLTAKLTVLACVALVCGLLCSFVSFFIGQSFFANATVTDRDGAADTVTHLDLHVALTDPGVLRAVVGGGLYLAAGGLLALALGALLRNTAAAISTAIGLLFVVPLLANFLPSAWEAHVVKWLPTNAGSAIWSLRPTTGDNPMLGPWTGYGVFVAYVLTALLAAAVLLRRRDT; encoded by the coding sequence ATGAAGCCCGCCGCTGCCGCTGCCCCCGAAGCACGCGCCGCGACCCTGACGTTCGGCGGCGTGCTCCGGTCGGAGTGGACGAAGATCCGGTCGCTGCGGTCGACCGTGTGGACGCTCGTCGCCACCGTGGTCCTCACCATCGGGACCAGCGCCCTGCTCGCCTGGGCCGTCTCGGCGCATCTCGAGCCGTCGTTCCTGGCCGACGTCGACCCGGTCCGCGACAGCATGTCCGGGCTGATGTTCGGTCAGCTGACCGTCGCGGTGATCGGCGCCATGGCCATCACCTCCGAATACTCGACCGGAACGATCCGCACCACCCTCACTGTGGTCCCGCGGCGCGTCACCGTCCTCACCGCGAAGCTGACCGTCCTGGCGTGCGTGGCGCTCGTCTGCGGACTGCTCTGCAGCTTCGTCTCGTTCTTCATCGGCCAGAGCTTCTTCGCCAACGCCACGGTCACCGACCGGGACGGCGCCGCCGACACCGTCACCCACCTCGACCTGCACGTCGCGCTGACCGACCCCGGCGTGCTGCGCGCCGTCGTCGGAGGAGGCCTGTATCTGGCCGCCGGCGGCCTCCTCGCGCTGGCCCTCGGCGCCCTGCTGCGGAACACCGCGGCGGCGATCTCGACGGCGATCGGCCTGCTGTTCGTCGTCCCGCTCCTGGCGAACTTCCTGCCGTCCGCGTGGGAGGCCCACGTCGTCAAGTGGCTCCCCACGAACGCCGGATCCGCCATCTGGAGCCTCCGCCCCACCACCGGCGACAACCCGATGCTCGGCCCCTGGACCGGCTACGGGGTCTTCGTCGCCTACGTCCTGACCGCCCTGCTGGCAGCCGCGGTGCTGCTCCGCAGGCGAGACACCTGA